One genomic region from Nocardia vinacea encodes:
- a CDS encoding secondary thiamine-phosphate synthase enzyme YjbQ → MKSTVIEVTTGRSEVVYDITPQCASFAREAGADGLLHIFVPHATAGIAIMELGARSDDDLLATLLDLLPADDRWRHAHGSRGHGRSHVMPALIPPYATVPVIGGALTLGTWQSIALVDLNVDNPDRQVRLSFLGG, encoded by the coding sequence ATGAAGAGCACGGTGATCGAGGTGACCACGGGACGATCCGAGGTCGTGTACGACATCACCCCGCAGTGCGCGTCGTTCGCACGCGAGGCGGGTGCGGACGGGCTGCTGCATATCTTCGTGCCACATGCCACGGCCGGGATCGCGATTATGGAACTCGGGGCGCGCAGCGATGACGACCTGCTCGCCACACTGCTCGACCTGCTGCCCGCCGATGATCGGTGGCGGCATGCCCACGGCTCGCGCGGGCACGGCCGCTCGCACGTGATGCCCGCATTGATCCCGCCCTACGCCACCGTCCCCGTCATCGGCGGCGCGCTGACCTTGGGTACCTGGCAGTCGATCGCGCTGGTCGATCTCAATGTCGACAATCCGGATCGGCAAGTTCGCCTGTCGTTTCTCGGCGGCTAG
- a CDS encoding dihydrofolate reductase family protein has product MRKLVYFVGMSLDGYIAGPGDDISFYPVGDDVWDWLKAQYPETLPTHVRPHIGLAVDVPNQKFDTLVMGRGTYDPGLAIGVTSPYAHMRQYVVSSSLGPIDDPQVEVVASDPVGLVRRLKQEDGMDIWLAGGGKLAAQLLGEIDELVIKSYPVVAGTGTPAFAGEFNPTLFAPTERTEFGNGTQVTWLTRA; this is encoded by the coding sequence ATGCGAAAACTCGTCTACTTTGTCGGCATGTCCCTCGACGGCTACATCGCGGGGCCCGGTGACGACATCAGCTTCTATCCGGTCGGTGACGACGTGTGGGACTGGCTGAAGGCGCAGTATCCGGAGACGCTCCCGACCCATGTCCGCCCGCACATCGGCCTGGCGGTCGATGTGCCGAATCAGAAGTTCGACACCCTGGTCATGGGCCGCGGAACCTACGATCCGGGCCTGGCCATCGGCGTGACCAGCCCGTATGCGCATATGCGGCAGTACGTCGTTTCGAGTTCCCTCGGCCCCATCGATGATCCGCAGGTCGAGGTGGTCGCGAGTGATCCGGTCGGCCTGGTGCGTCGGCTGAAGCAGGAGGACGGCATGGATATCTGGCTGGCCGGTGGCGGCAAGCTCGCCGCACAACTGCTCGGCGAGATCGATGAGCTCGTCATCAAGAGTTATCCGGTGGTGGCCGGGACCGGAACCCCGGCCTTCGCAGGTGAATTCAATCCGACCTTGTTCGCACCAACCGAGCGCACCGAATTCGGCAACGGTACGCAGGTCACCTGGTTGACCAGGGCCTGA
- a CDS encoding dihydrofolate reductase family protein: MRKLVYYVAVSLDGYIAGPAGEFDFYPLDAEMMTWINERYPDFVPSHLRHHVGMAVDEPNQRFDTVLMGRASYEPGLSEGVTSPYAQMRQYVISSTLGPSDDPKVEVVAGDPVGLVRRLKAEPGGDIWLCGGGKLAGALLDELDEMIVKSYPVVAGGGISAFSGAFNPTLFTPTERREFGNGAQVTWFSRA, from the coding sequence ATGCGAAAACTCGTCTACTACGTGGCCGTATCGCTCGACGGCTATATCGCTGGTCCGGCGGGGGAGTTCGACTTCTATCCGCTCGACGCCGAGATGATGACCTGGATCAATGAGCGGTACCCGGACTTCGTGCCGAGCCACCTGCGTCACCATGTCGGGATGGCGGTGGACGAACCGAATCAGCGGTTCGACACCGTGCTGATGGGCCGCGCGAGCTACGAGCCCGGGCTGTCGGAGGGCGTCACCAGTCCGTACGCGCAGATGCGGCAGTACGTCATTTCGAGCACTCTCGGCCCGAGCGATGATCCGAAGGTCGAGGTGGTCGCGGGCGATCCGGTCGGGCTGGTGCGACGGTTGAAGGCTGAACCGGGCGGCGATATCTGGCTGTGCGGCGGCGGCAAGTTGGCCGGGGCGCTGCTCGACGAACTCGACGAGATGATCGTCAAGAGCTATCCGGTCGTCGCGGGCGGCGGCATATCCGCCTTCTCGGGTGCGTTCAACCCGACCCTGTTCACACCGACCGAGCGCCGCGAGTTCGGCAACGGCGCCCAGGTCACCTGGTTCTCCCGGGCCTGA
- a CDS encoding TetR/AcrR family transcriptional regulator: protein MEWCQVRTNPERRQALLDAAIEVLAKEGARGLTFRAVDKEAGVPAGTASNYFANRDDLLTQVGGRFYERLTPSAATMADLATGPKTRAHITELMRETVGRLEAFRTGYLAMLELRLEATRRPELRAVMTEAVRADLDFNVRNHLEAELPGDEKSVILLYLALNWLIVDRLTLPGIFTEAQSQELIEAAVDRLVGNA, encoded by the coding sequence ATGGAGTGGTGTCAAGTGCGGACGAATCCGGAGCGGCGGCAAGCGCTGCTCGATGCGGCGATCGAGGTGTTGGCGAAGGAGGGGGCGCGCGGGCTCACCTTTCGTGCGGTGGACAAGGAGGCCGGGGTGCCCGCGGGTACGGCGTCGAACTACTTCGCCAATCGTGACGACCTGTTGACCCAGGTGGGCGGGCGGTTCTACGAACGGTTGACGCCGAGCGCGGCGACCATGGCCGACCTCGCGACCGGCCCGAAGACGCGGGCGCATATCACCGAGTTGATGCGGGAGACGGTCGGCCGCCTCGAGGCGTTCCGCACCGGCTACCTGGCCATGCTCGAGCTGCGTCTGGAGGCGACTCGGCGACCGGAGCTGCGCGCGGTCATGACCGAGGCTGTGCGCGCGGATCTCGATTTCAATGTGCGCAACCATCTCGAAGCCGAACTGCCCGGCGACGAAAAATCGGTGATTCTGCTGTATCTGGCGCTGAATTGGCTGATCGTGGACCGGCTCACGCTGCCCGGAATCTTCACCGAGGCGCAGAGCCAGGAGCTGATCGAGGCCGCGGTCGATCGACTCGTCGGTAACGCGTGA
- a CDS encoding DUF1918 domain-containing protein codes for MMANVGDRLLVHGHVVGQSDRHGEIVEVRGPQGAPPYVVRFDDGHESLVYPGPDAIIEPTPH; via the coding sequence ATGATGGCGAATGTCGGAGACCGGCTCCTCGTACACGGCCACGTTGTGGGACAGAGTGATCGCCACGGCGAAATCGTCGAAGTCCGCGGACCCCAGGGCGCACCGCCGTATGTGGTGCGATTCGATGACGGGCACGAATCGCTCGTCTACCCGGGCCCGGACGCGATCATCGAACCAACGCCGCACTGA
- a CDS encoding SRPBCC family protein codes for MRTKTDIRFVVDADPEQVMDALAAVEMLPQWSTSYTDARVASRDDALRPRRVFVKTELMGSSDLQVLEYEWTDIRSSWEVTDSTRGVKGGGWFEVTEGEDGTDVWYHQDIYVPLPIPGMLVRRTMRRLNEAMAQNFIEFAEGFTENENYQAV; via the coding sequence ATGCGTACAAAGACCGATATCCGTTTCGTCGTCGACGCCGATCCCGAGCAGGTAATGGATGCACTAGCAGCCGTCGAGATGCTGCCGCAGTGGTCGACGTCCTACACCGACGCTCGGGTAGCTAGCCGCGATGACGCACTGCGCCCCCGCCGGGTATTCGTCAAAACGGAGCTGATGGGCAGCTCGGATCTCCAGGTACTCGAGTACGAATGGACCGATATCCGGTCGTCCTGGGAGGTCACCGACAGTACGCGCGGGGTCAAGGGCGGTGGCTGGTTCGAGGTCACCGAGGGCGAGGACGGCACCGATGTCTGGTACCACCAGGACATCTACGTTCCGCTCCCGATCCCGGGCATGCTGGTACGCCGGACCATGCGGCGCCTGAATGAGGCCATGGCGCAGAACTTCATCGAGTTCGCTGAGGGCTTCACCGAGAACGAGAACTATCAGGCCGTATAG
- a CDS encoding low temperature requirement protein A: MIGSKRARLLPTAEDASVTQLELFFDLVLVFAFTMVTGLVAHDTSAKNMLRAGLVLAVMWWLWIAYSWLGNVVRADEGIARVAMFLAMGGGFLAALTIPEAFEDEHGGWYGPLVFAIAYLIVRLVHLGMFLLASAEDSQLRHQVLRWSLGSITIGTTLLVIAAMTSGTAQIVLWIAAIAGDMGWTLLAGEDWRLNSARHFSERYGLIVIVALGESIVSIGIGVAGLPISWPIAVGSMLGLAVSGLLWWAYFDVAALAVEHELQRAEGERQIKIARNSYTFWHFPMIAGIILLSLGLKKVLYYVADESAHSLTDALYGIPLFALYGGVVLYLIALVGFKQYATGSVTMPRLVAAVLLLALIPAACALPALASLALLCGVLALLIVWETMRYAAPRDEIRHAAHG; the protein is encoded by the coding sequence ATGATCGGTTCCAAACGGGCACGCCTGCTGCCAACGGCCGAAGATGCGTCGGTAACTCAGCTCGAGTTGTTCTTCGACCTGGTGCTCGTCTTCGCGTTCACCATGGTCACCGGCCTGGTCGCACACGACACCAGCGCCAAGAACATGCTGCGAGCCGGCCTGGTACTCGCTGTCATGTGGTGGCTGTGGATCGCCTACTCCTGGCTCGGCAATGTGGTGCGCGCGGACGAGGGCATCGCCCGGGTCGCCATGTTCCTCGCGATGGGCGGCGGATTCCTGGCCGCGCTCACCATTCCCGAGGCATTCGAAGATGAGCACGGCGGATGGTACGGGCCGCTGGTCTTCGCGATCGCGTATCTGATCGTGCGCCTGGTGCACCTGGGCATGTTCCTGCTGGCCAGCGCCGAGGATTCGCAACTGCGCCATCAGGTTTTGCGGTGGAGTCTCGGGTCGATCACCATCGGCACGACCCTGCTCGTCATCGCCGCGATGACCTCTGGGACGGCACAGATCGTGCTGTGGATAGCCGCGATCGCCGGGGATATGGGCTGGACCCTGCTGGCGGGCGAGGACTGGCGATTGAATTCGGCCCGCCATTTCTCCGAACGCTACGGGCTGATCGTCATTGTGGCGCTGGGCGAATCGATCGTCTCGATCGGCATCGGCGTTGCCGGACTGCCGATTTCGTGGCCGATCGCGGTCGGATCGATGCTGGGGCTCGCGGTTTCGGGTCTGCTGTGGTGGGCGTACTTCGATGTGGCGGCGCTGGCGGTGGAGCACGAGTTGCAGCGGGCCGAGGGCGAGCGGCAGATCAAGATCGCCCGAAACTCCTACACCTTCTGGCATTTCCCGATGATCGCCGGGATCATCTTGCTTTCGCTCGGGCTGAAGAAGGTGCTCTACTACGTCGCCGACGAATCGGCGCACAGCTTGACGGACGCGCTGTACGGCATCCCGCTGTTCGCGCTGTACGGCGGTGTCGTGCTGTATCTGATCGCGTTGGTCGGATTCAAGCAATACGCGACCGGCAGTGTCACAATGCCGCGACTGGTGGCCGCTGTGCTGCTGCTGGCGCTGATTCCGGCAGCCTGTGCGCTGCCCGCACTGGCCTCACTCGCGCTGCTGTGCGGTGTACTGGCGCTGCTGATCGTCTGGGAGACAATGCGTTACGCGGCGCCGCGCGACGAGATCAGGCACGCGGCACACGGCTGA
- a CDS encoding ion transporter — MATPTRPTTPGLDDGPKLEFPRKPPALWSDLVMLALAIVSVVLVTWVSFFDVSAHTYRVIVVLDYSVCAIFAAEFLWRWRRAGWPWTFPFIYWYEVLGMIPVTSPFFRGFRLLRIVVIAVRLGRVADRALGDRVTAAVVNRFVTTIVEVIKRPMTIAILDEVAHVLRAGHYTRNIAAALEENRAEMDEMILELIKNDPQAGRVRYIPFHDEIIRLVADTTFRIVFQVLADPRTDELVSDMIRENVDQIRDAVHDGVRVEPSNYGPTPHEQTVRYHLSRVPRA, encoded by the coding sequence GTGGCAACTCCAACCAGGCCGACCACGCCCGGCCTCGACGACGGGCCGAAGCTGGAATTTCCACGCAAGCCGCCCGCGCTGTGGTCGGACCTGGTGATGCTGGCGCTGGCGATCGTCTCGGTCGTGCTGGTTACCTGGGTGAGCTTCTTCGACGTCTCCGCGCACACCTACCGCGTGATCGTGGTCCTCGACTACTCGGTCTGTGCGATATTCGCCGCCGAATTCCTCTGGCGCTGGCGCCGCGCGGGCTGGCCGTGGACGTTCCCGTTCATCTATTGGTACGAAGTGCTCGGCATGATCCCGGTGACCAGCCCGTTTTTCCGCGGGTTCCGGTTACTGCGGATCGTGGTGATCGCGGTCCGCCTCGGCCGGGTCGCCGATCGGGCTCTCGGCGATCGGGTGACCGCCGCGGTGGTGAACCGGTTCGTCACGACCATCGTCGAAGTCATCAAGCGCCCCATGACCATCGCCATCCTGGACGAGGTCGCACATGTGCTGCGCGCGGGACACTACACCCGCAATATCGCGGCGGCGCTGGAGGAGAACCGCGCCGAAATGGACGAGATGATCCTCGAGCTCATCAAGAACGATCCGCAGGCCGGACGGGTCCGCTACATCCCGTTCCACGACGAGATCATCCGGCTCGTCGCCGACACCACATTTCGCATCGTCTTCCAGGTGCTCGCCGATCCGCGCACGGACGAATTGGTCTCGGACATGATCCGCGAGAACGTGGATCAGATCCGAGACGCCGTGCACGACGGGGTGCGGGTCGAGCCGTCCAATTACGGCCCGACGCCGCACGAACAGACCGTGCGCTACCACCTCAGCCGTGTGCCGCGTGCCTGA